The sequence CGACTCGGGCCCGCTCGTCCTCACCCACGTCTACCTGCTGGTGGGCGTGGCGCTGCCCGTCTGGCTCCTGCCGGCGGCCTGCGCGCCGGCCAAGGGGGCGGGCGGCCTGGCGCCGTACGCCGGCGTGCTGGCGGTGGGCGTGGGcgacgcggcggcggcggcgctgggGAGCGCGCTGGGCCGGATCCGCTGGCCGGGCACAAAGAAGACGGTGGAGGGCACGGCGGCGTCGGTGCTGGCGCAGGTGGCGGGCGTGGCCGCGCTGCTGGCCGCCGACGCCGGCGTCGACCTGGACGGCGCCCACGCGCGCGTGttgggctcggtggcgctggtGGCCGCGCTGGAGGCGTACACGTCGCAGATCGACAACCTGCTGCTGCCGCTCTACCTGCTCATCATGCTGGCGCTCTGACGGGCGCCGACTGACTCGTCGTGTCCGTGTaccgggggtaaaaaaaaaagcattgtcaCGCCTACAAATGGCCCCGAGGAACATTATGCGACTATTTCAACTACTCAGACAAAGTTCGGGATGTGACACTTTGGGTTGAGATTTCAGAATGAAACTAAAATGTACTCGCGGTGGACCTGAAACGTTTTAAcacaaagtcaaaacaaaacaataacaaaatggccgctttagCTTTAGATTTAATATTCTTGCACAGTTTGAACCTGGATGAAAGGTTAACATTATTTTTTGAAAGGAtctcaataataattaaataatttattgcataaaaaacaaattactcaaatgtttaattaaaaatctctttaaaagttaaaatcaagtatggctgtgcaattaatcgcaaTTCAATTAGACTTCACAATTTGCAAAATCagcataaatgtaaaataataatagatttgagttgtttaaattcatacattatcaacgtttttattttattttaaaataacaaattgaataccttttgtttcatccaaaaggaactaattagtgtttcaaaaaataaataatttgtcttaaaaaatatatgtttaaacattttcttaataAATGGtcatcctaatcgtgatttcaattttcaactgAACTGAACTCACcagcgattttttttcccccttgcttACCACTTGAGGGCGCATGTGTACCAaatctgatttaccacacaacGATCCTTACCTATTTGcaatttatggatttttttttttttttgggatgagAAATTTATCCTGTTATGATctgaaaatttggtgccaaTTAAGAATCCATATagtataccaaaaaaaaaaactttttttctgtgccagccattttcagaccCTCCTTTCGGCCACCACGTAacgtgaagtaaaaaaaaataaaagaaaaatggattcttaaaaatacattttaaaaaaaacgtcccTGGGAGCGaaattaataaagtaaaatgaaCTCTACCTGttgtaaaataaagaaaacacaaTACAGTGAAATGGGGTTAGCCAAaatctgagcaaaaaaaaaaaaaaaacaagatggcgGCACAGCACTATTTATGTTTGACGAGGCTGTGACTGATGCGCGAAAAATGCAAATAAGGttagttctttttttctttttttttaagtgactaaTGGATGATAGGTTCCTCCACACTTTTACATATAAGCAAATTATTAACTGACAACTGACTTGTAATGCCAACAAGGCAGTCGAGAAAACAAATAGAGGACAAACGGTCCAGTGTGATCGAATTACACAACACATGATTATGTCATAGCATGTGGTGAATAAATGATTGCAatcatgctttaaaaaaaaactttcacccTCACTAACTTTGTCAAAAGAATGGATGATTTGTTGGCCATTTTAAAAGCTCACAAAAGACCAAATGAAAGTTGACCCGTGAAGGTTTCGGGACATTTGAGTTTCCTTGTGAAATTTCACACCATTTCCCAAACTTTGTGATGCTTCTTGTTATTTATTCACATGCTCTCTTCTCAATCATTCTAAAAGTAGTGTTCACGTCACGACGGCGTCGGGTCGCGGTAGTTACTTGTAGATGAGATGACTGCACTGCATGACCGGAAAAGGAAAGGCTGACTTCACGTTCACGTTCACGTTCGATGCCGTTTCCCCATTTCACCTTCCTCATTATCATGATTTCATGTTTCCTTGGAAAATAATATGCGCGTCCCAGCATGTGAAACAAACTTACTTTTTTGCAGGTTTCATGGGACCTCctcaattatttattatttttagctaGTTTTTATTCCCCCCCAAATGATCACAATGTAATAATGTAACATTAGGATTTGCCCTgcatttatttcatgtcttttttttttttgcacatttcatGATTCGTCAATTATTTTCTGaaagcaattttattttatttttttgtttcaaatgtgagCATCTCCctgcatttgtatttaatcgTACCATATTGCATGTGAAAGGAAAGTAgacgtcattttttttgtattttgcagGTTTGATGGGACCTCCGATGATTAATtccaaacttcttttttttttgttttacattttttgttaatcgTGTCACATTGCATGAGCAAGCGTATCACGATGTGCGATTGACAAGACGAAGAAGCTTTATTGTGTTGAATCCACTTCCGTTTGCGTGAAAGTActtgaaattaaattatttgtacacaaATGTCCTGTTTTGacaataatcatcacaattaaagTACGTGCACAAATAtgtgttcataattttttttttttttttttttccgtaatgATCTGCATTCTTTTTTGAATAAATGGTTTTAATAATAGCAGGAAACAAACCGTCAATCCGGTTCCTTCATTTGGTGTAAAGTGACGGGAAAGGAAGTTCTTCAGTGGGCTGCagcctaaaagaaaaaaaaaaaaaaaaaggaaacagtcTGGAGGTGAaacatttgttattattatgcaaATCAAAAGTTgataaatacttaaaaaaaacaaaacttaaagggacacttgactcattgaaaaagtttcagcagtgaaaagtgaatattttgtccagaatgactttgataacttcattatttttcatgtacaattaataccttgtaaaaatgatttttttctacttgctttcaactgatgatgacatcacctgtgctgaggaagtatcggtaacgaccaatcatggctcagtttactgaccaaacccggaaaacaggtgagccatgattctaagcacaggtgatgtcatcatcagtcgacagcaaaatgaaaaaatcgtttttaaaggtattaaaagtacagtacatgaaaaataatgaagttaccacattaattatagacaaaatctgaactttctactgctgaaaatggctcagtgagtcaagtatccattgaaacaaagcattttctgaaaaaaaaaatacaaactaagaAACTAGCTGTGAAAAGTAatccaaacaaaatgaaaaatgatgttGAAGCGTCTGACCAGTTGTCTGGACTCCAGCGTGTGCGGTGCGCCTCCATCAGATGGAAGGTGTACACATGGCGCGAGTCCTCGGACGCGTTCTGGGCGCTGCGGTGCACCACTTGGCCGTGGATCAGCACCACGCCGCCTACGTGCCATTTGCATTACAtcaaaagtctgcacacccctcttttttttttctttttttttttttaaagctcagcTTGTTAGCGTTATGAAAGGGGAAGTAAAACTACACAACTGAGATCATGCATTTGCACAAGTCTGCACACCCTCATAAAAAgtgatgtggctgtgttcagattTAACCAATCGGATTCACGCATGTTAAAACGGGAGTTAACAAACAGCTGTCACCATTTAAAAGAggaagtcacccccccccccccccccaaaaaaaataaataaaaattctgacAATAATATGATAAATGTGATCTCACTAGTGTAAATAGTGtagagtggaatatgagttacgcagcaaaatccagccgttttaattcatctcaaggggcggccattttgccacttgctgtcgactgaagatgacgtcacagttgcgcAGTTGCtccggtaacaaccaatcacagcgcagcttcagaaaacaggtgatctctgattggtcgttgcctgagcaattgtgatgtcatcttcggtcgaCAGAAAgcggtaaaatggccgccccctgagatggataaaaacggctggattttgccgcataactcatatttcacaaatgtaatattaactcattcactcccagccatttttttttacctttgctcccggctgttttactggatttggactgattttgcaaggcccacaaaatagtgtgttctattgctataaaaaaaaaaatggaacctactaaaagaaagattagaatctcttctttcatctggggggaaaaaaaaaagtatatttgtatctgttttgcagcaattagcattacaatatagctacgtttcatcaatattcacattcctggtgaaaacactggcaaaaaagagcttgttgcaacatggccctggttgatctcttatactctgctgccacctgctggccgtttttgtagtaactaccattgtttcaaccgttctcttcagttcagaggccgcatcaaagccttctgtgtgctctagcataaaaaaaaacatgataaatacgtttttgggagcaaatgagttaatcagaacGTTGAGTTTGGACGAGTGAGGTCAGCATTTCCCGCAATGAGTTCCAACAAACCTTTTTTAACTTCCGCCGGCACAAACTTGTCGCCGTCGTAGTCCTGCTCCGCGCCGACGAAGTCCGTCAGGGGGAACGTGCCCGGCGGCGTCCTCACCATCCGTCGAGTCACGCCGGCTGCGTGAAAGGGGGTGAAGATGAGATTGCGCGAGGGTGCGTCCGGGATGAGACGCGGCCGGCTTACTGTTGTGCGAGCCCGGCAGGAACCGCAGGCAGCCGTTGCCGACGGTGGCGTCCTCCAGGGCCACCCACAGGCCCATCACCCTCCCCAGGGGCTCCGTGTACAAGAAGGTGGCGTCCTGGTGGGGCGTCACTAAAAAGGGGGGCACACCGAACATATTATTCTGTTGACTCCATCACATCTCGCCTTCATTCAAAACGATTTCACTTTGTTCCAACCTTCTCCGCCAATTCCAGGTTGCTggaagagcgagagaaaaataataataataataatgttgtatACTACTAGATTGGAATATGAATGCAAAAAGCTCCCATAATAAAGAAATGACCTTGAAGATGTACATGCTCTGCAGGATAACGGGATGCACCATGCCAAGCTTCCTGGCGATGCCCTGAGAGGAGAACGACAATGTGTGAGATGCGCTCACGTGCGCGCATGAGAGGCCTTCAGGGGCAAAACTCGGGATGACCTCTCACACTCACtacgaaaaaaaatcacatgcatCACAATCACAAGCTGAaagaacgttttttgtttttatatatataaactggATTGAAATTCGCTACATTTGCTTACAAatgtgtaaatgtaaatgtaagtgggggaaaaaaaaacaataatttcaCCAGGTTTATAATTAcagaagcatattgcattcatttagaaaaaaaatggggtgttttgtttttttttgagtatttttttcttaatattttttttctgtcaaaaaataaataaataaatccaaaaaacagggactatttcttttattaaataCAGCTAGTTTTAATCAGGTTTTAAAGCAAGTTTtaggagtttttatttttccaaaaatgcttcattttagtttatttttaattagttttagtattccattttatttgtagttaTTTGGTTAGATTTTGCTAACTAAATGTCAAAAAGCATTTCAATTGTGCATGTGAGTAAATAAATATCACTTGTGTgtgtatgagagcatttcagtcaaCGGTGAACTCTTCGGCCTGGTTACTTTCTCACCTGAACTTTGTCCGAATGCGTAACTTTTCTGTACAAAGGTTCGTGGGCGTGTAGCGCGTGTCCAACTTTATTCAGCGAGCGATGCTTCGCTACCACAAATTCTCCTGTGGgtgcatttaataaaaaaataaaaaaaaaaaaagtcacttcacTCAAGTTGTTGATGAGCCAATCAATAAATGCGCCAACTAACCTTTGTCGTCAAAAACTCCCTTCTCGAAGAAAAAGCGGATCTTATCTCCGCTGGTGATGAAATAGTCGGTGTTTCCCTGCGGGTCAAGAGGGCAACGGCTGACTCACTGGAGTATTCGTTACGCTCACTAAATGTTGGAAAATTTTGCTTTTGATTCTCTGGGGCACAAATGAGTGTGACCCACCAATTctacctagcaacaagtgatgaaaaaaataacagaaaagtGTATCAAATAGACgtatttaagaaaaaacaaaaacatgaacatgatgccacttaacaaaaaatgtataatttattgCTCTTTGGGGCACAACAGATTGTGACCCACGAATTTCTGCCTAGCGACAAGTTATggtgagaaaataaaaaaataaataaataaaataaaaataaaaaaaataaaaaataaagagagagGAGGAAATtgcaaaacaaatgtttaaaaaaaaaaaaaaaagtgtgcatgatGCCatttcaccccccaaaaaatgtgcaTATTGCCTTTTGGGGCACAAATGTTTGTGACTCACAAATTTTTGCCTAGCAAcaaataatgcaaaataaaaataaaataataacaataacaataataattagggcAGTTCACAAACACATCCAGCAGATGGcgcaataatgaaaacaaaaatttaaTTGTAATGTAAATTATCCTTTGGGGCACAAATGATTGTGCCCTgccaattctgcctagcaacaagtgatgcAAATAAAATAAGCACCATGGGGCTGGGTCAACATTCAACCAAAAGCGATGTTGCAGGAAAGAAAACATGTTTAGCTAATTTCTCCTAGTACAGTATGActcagttattaatttaatgcatctaagaaatatatattgtttaatCCTTAGCTTGTCCCGGCTCTATCCTTACAAATTCTACCTAGCAACAAGTTGCAGGGGGGCACATACCTGCATCTGCAAAGTGTGATGTCAAGGAAGGCACGCAAGAGAAATCCGGCaagtaagttaaaaaaacaaacaaacaaaaaaacaaacaaaaaaaaaacaaaaacctcagATACCTGAAAAATCTAGTAACTAAGTAGTTGTACTTGATTACTTCCCAGCACCTGCTCTTTGAGCTGCTCGTGGTGGTACGTGGAGAAGGTGGTGCGGCAGTGCGCCGGCACGTCCATCGTGTCCACGATCTCGGACATCCTCTGACGAAGCTCGTCGCACTCGCCGGGCGTCAGGAACTCGTCCAGGACCACGTAGCCGTCCTCCACGTACTGACAAACAACACAGGACACTGCACCGTATGTGTGTTTTCCAACCTTGCATTTCAATTTTCATATTTTGAGGAACTTTTCAACTctgatccctttttttttttttgggtaaatcTTTAAAATGATTTTCTGTTCTATGGTTATCATCATACTCAACTGGTTCAACACACCAAGAAgctcaagattaaaaaaaaaaaaaaaaaaaaaaaagtagtttattTATGGTACTTTATTTTGTACAATTGACTACCagtatttatttgaataaaaaaaaatgttatttattaatttatttaaaatatacaattttctGTTCCTGTATCTAATTTATttggcatatttttttatataaatatcctttcaactgtttattttccttttgggcattttttttatttttaaaaaccaaGTATAGCACATTATGTATTTcatattccatgtttttttttttaataagttaaATCAATTTCATTTTTGCGTATTGTAAGGTGTGTCTTGCAACTTCTAaacaattgaattaaaaaataggatttcttttaatgttgtgattattttttaataaatacagttGTTTAATAATATTTGCTATCCCCCTGAGTGCAACAGGCATTTTTGCTGCTGtgcataaattaaagtacacaaCGGAGCATTAAGTACTTGAGTACGCAAGCGTCTCTCTGATTGGCTGCGCCTGCAAACTGATTACGTAATCACACTCCACAAGAGGAATTCACGTGATTCACGCATGATGCCGAATATTGCATTGCTCACCCTTTGCACATCTCGGTCGCTTATGAAGTCCATGTTGTCTTCAGGGATCCGAATCCAAAGTTGTGCCGccttggaggaggaggaggagttgttgttgctgttggagGACGAGGCGGATCAACCAACAAGCTGTGATTGGCAGGCGAATTGAGCGAGTGGCTGACTTCCGGGAAACGTCACGTCACATACGTCATCACGTCCCGTTGAACCCGACCCATCCTATTCGGATTTTCTCCTTTACAGCAAAACTCAAGGCGAGTAGTGTGCAGTTTATCAGTTTcatagcgccctctagtggctatttatttgttttctattcTTTCTACCTGTTTGCTTGTCTGTGGTGTTTCTCACGTGAAGACTTTCATTACTGACATGTTTGGTCGAACAtgttggctttttttgtttccaaacGGGGGAGTTCGGAACGttcataaaaataattacaagaGTTATGTCGTACGTGTTGAGACAATTTATTGTGTTACAATAGTACAAAAAGTGCAACAATCAATAAAAGGCGCGTGATTTACATTCCAAAATCATTTAGTACACACGTGTAGTATGGCATCCCTGCATTGACAAAAATTAGACAGTTTGTTTTCCACAATTTCAAACTGTTCCCGTTTCAATCATgcttttttattatataataaCAGTTTTATTGTCCagttgaaattattattattttttttgatgaggCGGTCTTATCTCATATCAGTACGTGGACTGTATGCCCCGCCCCCAAATACTGCTGGGCCAATGGGAAGTATGGCttttgttaccatggcaacaactGAAACCGCGTCAGAGGGAAATGAGAGCGTTCATAATTACGGCAATTGCGTCTGCATTGAGTGTTTCCGTGTTGAGTGTAGTCTGGCAGCTTGAAAGTGGCCCTGGATCTTCCCCAAGCCTAACTGAACTGATCTGATCATGTCAAGGGGGCAGTTAAGCCAACCAATAACTATGTATTTAATTAGTTATTATACCGTTAGCTAGTTACACCTACACCCCAAAAGAAATGCATCTTCCCTTCAGATAATCCGCTGGCGTGGcggctttagagcgcctcgttgttggctCTGAGTGCATAAAACGTCACCGATAGTGGGCAGAACAGTGaagcaagttttgtttttttgtgccccCCCCCTTTAAAGAGTTGGACGTGAACACCAGCATGTGCTGAAGGGTTTCCACACCGGAGTGGCCGCTTTAGAGCGCCACGTTGTCACAACCCTTTTCCATTCATACAGCAGAACAGatttgtgttcaactaaacaGGCCTAGATTTCATACGATGCAAATTGTGAGTACATTCAGACAAGATCATCATGTGAGTGtacttgtgacatttttttttttttttttttatgatagtgATGACGGTCacctccatttaaaaaaatcaattatgtcCTGTATGAAGAATTAACAGATAcagacagtttttttgtttttttttgtcatcaacaATTTGCACAAAAACCCAAATGTGGCAAATATTTAATAGtagaaatacaaaaattaaatcaaCAACTGTAAGAATGCATTGCGTGTTTGGGTAAACGTTTAGTGCAGCAAACTGGTAAAGCTTGAAttctaagaagaaaaaaaaaaggttaaggcCGTGTTAGCATCATGCTAAGCCACGTGGCGCAATTCAAGGCAGCGGTGGACAAACTAATGCCTGCACACTCCCTgccttatataaaaaaacaacaaaaaacaaaaaaaacaaaaacatccctTTCAATCTGCAATGTCCTCGAAAGCAGCCAAAAATGTGCCGTTCGCGTGTGAAAACATTAActttaaacatgtaaacatgAGCGTGTTGGCTCCCGATCCACGCTATTGTCACCTACATACTACGTTGGCCGTGTTGTAGTGCTGTTGGAATGTTTGTCTAATAGCGCCCACAATACATCTTGATACAACAGTCACATAGAAAAGCAATTTATCCGCTGATGCGTTGcgcagatacaaaaaaaaaaaaaaaaaaaaaaaaagcaacatgtgACAACACGGATGTACGTAAAGTGCtttgtttgtattcattttgcTGGCGAGACCTTCCACACGTAAATGAATATTTGTGGCAGTAAACGGGCGGATTCTATTCGACGAATATACACGTCCACGGCAGTGAAGGAGTAGCATTCcaaaacgacttttttttttttttttttggtgagtgaACTATAGAAAAAAGctcgggatgcacgataatgctattttcaaccgatacggaTAAAGCAATAATTTAGACGTACCagtgtcgataaccgataagtcgataactgtttgcaaaatgaacttataatgaaaaaatacaCTTTCGAGTCATACGATAAGTCTACAGTGTACAaacacattgaaacattgtgtaaactaTCAatttcaaattggtcgataattgccgataatttgcGGCGGATTTCtatattatctggtttatccgtacaacgtcaaattggttgataatttttggtgaatttatttattatctggtttatctgtacgatatcaaattggttgataattgccgctaatttttggcaaatttctttattatctggtttatctgttgaCGTCAAATTGTCCGATAATtgtcggccaccgatattatcgtgcaacCCTAAAAAAAGCCCTACATTGTGTTTATGCAATGAGTAAATCTCGTTTAAATCCGTTTCAACAGTTCCTTATTTATGTTCATTAGCACATATGCAGtccatgcaaaaaaataaaaaataaataaaaaaaatggaagaacaacatgctgattaaaaaaaggaaaagccaAAGGGGGCTTGGCGCAGAGCCCGGGTGGCACGCCACACGCTAAAGAGCATGCATGATGAACATTTAAGGCTTCTCaaggtaccaaaaaataaaaaataaaaaataaaaaagatgcacAGCCTCCACTTACCTTCCCCGaggcaataaaaacaaaaacgccatcAGGCTTTCTCCTTGTCTGTGCCCAGCATCTGCTCCTTGACCTCGGGCGGCAGCGTGCCGAAGATCTTCTCCTCCACCAGCAGGCCGCTGCGGGCCAGCAGCCGGCACTCGCCCAGCTCGGCCGGCAGGCTCTCCAGGTTGTTGCCGCGCAGCTCCAGCTGCGTCAGGCCCGCCAGCTCGCCCACGCGCGCCGGCAGCGTCTCCAGGCAGTTGTTGGCCAGCTGCAGCACGCGCAGCTTCTTGCACTGGAACAACTCCGGCGGCAGCGTCTCGATCTGGATGCGGCGCAGGGAAAGCGTAGCAGCGCTTGATATCACACAGTGatgccacgttttttttttttttggttgactacGGTAAGAGGCTTCTAAAACAAATCATTATTTGATATCCATGAcacttactgtatttttataaagGTCTATCAGGGTTTCCGTttctattaaagggatactttacttagttagccttttttggcagtcaaacattaatattttgccgataataaatttgatattttcattatttttccatgtacaattagtacctttcaaaacacattttgcaacttgctgccgagtgaaaatgacatcacaagggctcaggtaaccaatcacagctcacctgttttcccggtttgtgacattcacaagctgagctgtgattggttacctgagcccttgtgatgtcattttcagtcgacagcaagttgcaaaatgtgtttttaaaggtactatttgtatgtgaaaaataatgaaagtatcaaattaattatagacaatatattaactttttattgctataatgggctaaataaataaataatatataataaaataataataataataataataataataataaataaaatcagaacCATCACTCTTTTTaagccagccaaaaaaaaaaaaaacattaagccAAACCAATTCTATAATATTTGTGTTCGAAGCACTTTCCTCTCACCACTTGCAAAGAAGGTGCGGTCAAAGTGTAATTATACTGgcgggcttttattttgaaggcctgACATGTGTTTCATAATTTTGTAATATgccttaatgtttttgttttttgtttttttttaaacataagacAAAAGAAATTTTTCAGCGTCAGCTATTTGATGAAGAAGACAAGAAACTCAATGTTTGCTAATATTGGTACTAGTGCTGTCTATCAACACTGACCGATCTAAAGATTGGCTCATTCCAGAGGAAGACCTGAAAATCAAAACAGACCTGAGTGAGAGTGTCTTACCCGGTTTTCGGTGACGGCAAAGTGCTGCAGGTTCTGCAGCAGGCCCACGTCGGCCGGGATGACGGTCAAGTTGTTGTGGCTCAGGTCCAACAAGCGCAACTTGTGGCAGAAGAAGAGCTGGCCGGGCAGCTTGTCGATCTTGTTGCGGTTGAGGTGCAACTTCTCCAGGTTGTTGAGCGTTCCGATCTGAATGGGGATGTAGGCGATCTGGTTGCACCAGAGCTTGAGGCACACCAGGCGGCGCAGGTGCTGGAAGCTGATGATCTCCTCGATGGTCTTCAGGTTGTTGTCCTTCAGGTTGATCTCCTGCAGATTGTGCAGGCTGAAGATGGAGTGCGGGATGCGCTCCAGGTCGCAGTGCACCAGCTCCAGCTCGCTCAGGTTGACCATCTTGTTCAGGCTGTTGAGCACCATCAGCTTGGCGCCCTCGTTGTTGATGGAGAGCTTCTGCAGGTGCGCGCTCAGCTCCGTCACCACCTGCGGCAGCTTGTACAGGTTGCTCTTCAGCCGCAGCACCTTGAGCCGCCGCAGCTCGCGCAGCCCGTCCAGCGCCACGTAGCGGTTGTTGTCGGCGCTCAGGTTGCCCGTCAGGTGCAGCTCGCTCAGGTTCCTCAGGCTGTAGATCCACAGCGGGATCTCCTTGACGTCGGTGAACTTGACGTGCAGCGACCTGAGCCGCTCCTTGAGGAAGGCCAGGGCGGCCGACTCGATCTTGGCCGGCGTGTGGTAGAGGCGCAGCTCGCGCAGGGCCGACAGcttggcggcggcgggcggcacgGTCACGTCGGGGATGAACTCCAGCTTGAGGGCCTCCAGCTCGGCCAGGTCGAAGACCGTCTCGGGGATGCCGCTCAGCATGCACAGGTGCAGCTCCAGCTTCTCCTGCGCGTTCTTGGAGACGTGCTGCCGCAGCTTGTCCGGCGTCCACTCGTTGTTGAGGTTGAGCTGCCGCAGCTTGTTCTCGCTCACCTCCGACAGGAAGACGGCGAAGCGCTTGGAGTACAGCGGGTCGTACTGGTCCAGCATGTGCAGCATGAAGGCAAAGTCGTTCTTCAGGTCGGGCACGTCGCTGTAGCTGCCCTCCTCGCGGATGGCCTCGAACGAGTAGCGCTTGAGCGTGCGCCGCAGCATCCAGCACAGCGTGTACATGGCGATCAGGCCGTAGACCAGCACCAGGCTGATGTAGAAGGAGGCC comes from Festucalex cinctus isolate MCC-2025b chromosome 15, RoL_Fcin_1.0, whole genome shotgun sequence and encodes:
- the phyhd1 gene encoding phytanoyl-CoA dioxygenase domain-containing protein 1; amino-acid sequence: MAFLFLLPRGSNNNSSSSSKAAQLWIRIPEDNMDFISDRDVQRYVEDGYVVLDEFLTPGECDELRQRMSEIVDTMDVPAHCRTTFSTYHHEQLKEQGNTDYFITSGDKIRFFFEKGVFDDKGEFVVAKHRSLNKVGHALHAHEPLYRKVTHSDKVQGIARKLGMVHPVILQSMYIFKQPGIGGEVTPHQDATFLYTEPLGRVMGLWVALEDATVGNGCLRFLPGSHNTGVTRRMVRTPPGTFPLTDFVGAEQDYDGDKFVPAEVKKGGVVLIHGQVVHRSAQNASEDSRHVYTFHLMEAHRTRWSPDNWLQPTEELPFPSLYTK
- the lrrc8aa gene encoding leucine rich repeat containing 8 VRAC subunit Aa — encoded protein: MIPITELRYFADTQPAYRILKPWWDVFNDYISVVMLMIAVFGGTLQITQDKMICLPCKWVANESCEAAPPGRGPSAPPRPGEPRGIQNELDRHQYSYIDAVCYESKLHWFAKYFPYLVLLHTLVFLACSNFWFKFPRTSSKLEHFVSILRKCFDSPWTTRALSETVVEERDAKKVNGKKAAAYQPSVANDDVEASAAMLQQRPKSKMERGIVNRSETGVLDKKEGEQAKALFEKVKKFRIHVEEGDVVHRLYVRQTVIKVVMFLVIISYASYHVCYIRFSVMCTVDTEKLTGFRTFHCAHPLATLFKILASFYISLVLVYGLIAMYTLCWMLRRTLKRYSFEAIREEGSYSDVPDLKNDFAFMLHMLDQYDPLYSKRFAVFLSEVSENKLRQLNLNNEWTPDKLRQHVSKNAQEKLELHLCMLSGIPETVFDLAELEALKLEFIPDVTVPPAAAKLSALRELRLYHTPAKIESAALAFLKERLRSLHVKFTDVKEIPLWIYSLRNLSELHLTGNLSADNNRYVALDGLRELRRLKVLRLKSNLYKLPQVVTELSAHLQKLSINNEGAKLMVLNSLNKMVNLSELELVHCDLERIPHSIFSLHNLQEINLKDNNLKTIEEIISFQHLRRLVCLKLWCNQIAYIPIQIGTLNNLEKLHLNRNKIDKLPGQLFFCHKLRLLDLSHNNLTVIPADVGLLQNLQHFAVTENRIETLPPELFQCKKLRVLQLANNCLETLPARVGELAGLTQLELRGNNLESLPAELGECRLLARSGLLVEEKIFGTLPPEVKEQMLGTDKEKA